The nucleotide sequence ACTCGTGGGAACATTGGGGACTTTGCTGGCTTTGGTATTTCCAGTTGATCAGTATGAGAGCTTTCTCCTGCTAATTGGAGGAGCATTTGTGTCTCTAACTGCAATAATGATAACTGACTATTTCATCATCAAGAAAAAATACAACGCTGAGGAGCTCTTGGATGAAAAAGGGAAATTCGCTGGGTACAATGTGAAAGCCCTAGCAATTTGGGCAGTTGGATTTGTGTTCTACATGCTGCTTGCAGTTGAAGGGCTGTTTAACATCTACATTCCAGTTTTGAGTGATGTTGGCTTTAAGCTCGGCTCAAGCATTCCAACCTTCATTTTGGTGAGCGTTCTCTATTACCTAGTGGAGAGGTGATAATATGGAGTGGATATCTAAAGCTTTGGAAAAAGTTAGAAAAAGAAAACCGCTCGTTCAGAACATTACAAACTTTGTAGTGATGAACACAACTGCCAATGCCCTCCTCGCAATTGGAGCTTCGCCTGTAATGGCACATGCAAGGGATGAACTTGAAGACATGCTGAGGATAGCAGACTCCCTCGTGGTTAATATTGGAACCCCCGATGAGCACTGGATTGCCTCAATGGAAAAAGCTGTTAAAATTGCCAGCGAGATGAAAAAGCCCATAATTCTCGACCCAGTTGGGGCTGGGGCTACTAAGCTGAGAACCGAAACAGCTCTAAAACTCCTTGAGATAGGAGATATAACGATCCTTCGCGGCAATTTTGATGAAATAGCAGCTTTGCTTGGTGAGCATGGAAAAACAAGGGGTGTTGATTCAACAACATATGAAAAAGACAAAGCTAAAGAGCTGGCTTTCATTGCAGCAAAGGAATTCAACACTGTTGTAGCTGTTACTGGACCTGTTGATTACGTGAGCGATGGTAGAGAAGTTTATGCTATATATAACGGCCATGAGATGCTGGGAAGAGTTACGGGGACAGGATGTATGGTCACTGCAATAACTGGTGCTTTTGCAGCTGTTGAAGAACCTCTAAGGGCTGCTGTATCCGCACTGGTAGTTTTTGGAATCGCGGCTGAGAAGGCCTATGAGGAAGCCAAATATCCGGGGAGCTTCCATGTAAAGCTCTATGACTGGCTCTATAGAATTAATGGGGAGCTGATAAATAAAATGGAAAGGGTGAGAAAAGTTGAACCTTAGAAAAAGGCTCAGGCTTTATGTTATTACTGATAGAAGGCTTAGAGATGAGATAGAAACTGTGAATGCTGCACTGGAAGGGGGAGCAACTGCAATACAGATGAGGATTAAAAATGCACCAACTGGAAAGATGATCAGAATCGGAAAAGAGCTCAGAAAGATAACAAAAGAATATGACGCCTTGTTTTTTGTTGATGACAGGCTCGATGTGGCTCTAGCGGTTAATGCAGATGGTGTTCAGCTCGGTCCAGATGACATGCCAGCCGCTATAGCTAGAGAACTTGCTCCAAACTTAATTATCGGAGCCTCAGTTTACAGTTTGGAGGAAGCTCTGAAGGCAGAAAGAGACGGTGCTGACTATCTCGGTGCTGGCTCAGTCTTTCCAACAAAAACAAAGAAAGATGTTAGAGTTTTGGGTTTGGAAGGATTAAGAAAAGTAGTTGAGTCAGTAAAAATCCCAGTTGTCGCGATAGGGGGAATAAACCACGAAAATGTTAGAAAAGTGCTGGAGATTGGTGTTGATGGAATAGCAGTTATTTCTGCTATAGTAGGAGCTCCAGATGTGAAAAAGGCAACTGAAGAAATGAGAAAGATAATTGATGAATATCTAGGAGGTGAGTAGTGTGGATGCTAGAAAGTATGTAAAAACAGCTCTAACGATAGCAGGGAGCGATAGTGGGGGAGGCGCTGGCATTGAGGCGGATTTAAAAACTTTTTCAGCCTTTGGAGTTCATGGCTTGGTGGCAATAATCTCAGTCACAGCTCAAAACACTCAAGAGGTTAGAGCGATTTATGATGTATCTCCAGAGGTTGTGGCAAAGCAGATTGAAGCAGTTGCAGATGACATTGGGGTTGATGCTGCTAAGACAGGAATGCTGAGCAACGCTGAAATAATAAAAGCTGTTGCAAGGACTGTGAAGAAGTATGAATTCCCACTTGTAGTTGATCCAGTGATGATCGCTAAGAGCGGAGCTCCTCTTTTGAGAGAAGATGCAATGGATGCTCTTATCGAATATATAATCCCCCTAGCTACACTTGTAACGCCAAATAAGCCAGAAGCTGAAAAGCTGAGCGGTATTAAAATTGAAACTCTCGAGGATGCAAAAAAGGCGGCAAAGATTATTGTTGAAGAGCTGGGAGCGAAAGCGGCAATAGTGAAAGGGGGACATCTAAACCTCAGTGAAGCTGTTGATGTGCTTTATCATGCTGGAAAATTTAGGGAATACAGGGCTCCTTTTGTTGAAGGCTGTACCCATGGAACTGGTTGCTCGTTCTCAGCAGCGATAACTGCAAACTTAGCAAAAGGGAAAGGCTTAGAGGAAGCAATTAAGGTTGCAAAAGAGTTCATAACAATGGGCATCTTTTATGGTGCAAGAATTGGGAAAGGACACTGCCCAGTTAATCAGAATGTTTGGATTGAAATTCCAGCGGAGAAATGGCGGGTCTATGAAAGCCTAACAAAAGCTGTAAGGGAGCTCGAGAGAATTGGAGACAGAATTTTACCCCATGTACCAGAAGTTGGCATGAACTTTGTTTATGCATTACCAAGGCTTTATGCAAGGACTCCTAAAGATGTGGCTGGAGTTAAAGGGCGTATTGTAAGATTTGGAAATACAGTAAAAGCAGTTGGCAGTATAGAATTCGGGGCATCAAGCCATCTAGCAAGAGCAGTTCTAAAGTTCATGGAATTTTACCCAGAGATCAGAAGTGCCCTTAATTTGAGATACAGCAGAGGCTTAATTGATAGAGCTCAAAAAAATGGGTTCAAAGTTTCATTCTATGATAGAAGAGAAGAACCAGAGGAGATAAAAGCTAAAGAAGGTGCAACAATTCCTTGGGGCATTGAAACAGCAATAAAAAGACTAAGTGGAAGACCAGACATAATATATCACCTTGGTGATTGGGAAAAGGAAGCAATGGTGCTGATATTTGGGGAGTCTCCAGAGGACGTGCTGAGAAAGCTTAAGATGCTAACCGAATAATTTTTGATTCTCGTTATTTTTCTTGTTTTTGTTGTATTTGGTTCATTACAGTTTTCTTTTCTGAAATATTATCCCGAAAGTTTGTTGGAAGTTTTTAGTAATTGTTTGTTAGAAAATTACGCTATGTTGCAGATTTTATGTAAGATTGTAACATCTTAAATGTACATGTTTGGATTTGAGATTTCTAAGAGCCTCTTCGGTGTGTACTCCTCATGGAAATTGGTCATTTTTGGTTTAGAGATGTTTAATGTGAGATTTTTGGAATTAAAGGTTTGCTTGAAGGTTAGAACTCCCTTAGACATTATTGTGCATTGAGAGATTGGGGTTAGTAATGAGCTGGGTTGCGTTAAGTAGGCTCCAAGATACTTTGAATCAGAAAGTCATCCTGGCTCAGTTATTATCCCTTTGGCAAAAGGCTTTTATAATTCAAGCGTTTTTATAGTCTTATTGGGGAAATAGGGCAAAATTGCACCCTGTTTCAATAAGACTTTAGAAGAATTGAAATATGAAGAACTATTTTTGTTGGCTCCCCGTCTGGGGTAGTTTCAATAAGACTTTAGAAGAATTGAAATTAGCTGGACTTCCTTCTTATTTCTAAAGAAAACCCAAAGTTTCAATAAGACTTTAGAAGAATTGAAATTTCTTTTTGGTTTTGTATGTTGTCCACTTCTCTAAGTGTTTCAATAAGACTTTAGAAGAATTGAAATGACCTCAATTGTTTGGCTCTTTGTGGTGTTCCTAACAAGTTTCAATAAGACTTTAGAAGAATTGAAATTTTCCTAGCACCTTGCTAGCTTTTGTATTCTTGCATAGTTTCAATAAGACTTTAGAAGAATTGAAATATTGATGGCTATGAGGGTGTGGAAGTTGGAGAAAGCTGTTTCAATAAGACTTTAGAAGAATTGAAATGCTTTATTGAGCCAGAGCGGGAATTCTTTCTTTTTGATTAGTTTCAATAAGACTTTAGAAGAATTGAAATGCTTGCTATCTCTTTTGATGACAGTGGTCTTAAGGAAAAGTTTCAATAAGACTTTAGAAGAATTGAAATAATGGTTACAAAATCGAAATCTACATTATGGACTTAGTGGTTTCAATAAGACTTTAGAAGAATTGAAATGAAAAATCAAGTTTGTACCATAGCAACCTTCAAAGCTTGTTTCAATAAGACTTTAGAAGAATTGAAATGTTGAGGACCTTATCTGCATCAAGCATATCAACGACTGTTTCAATAAGACTTTAGAAGAATTGAAATGCGGCTCATCAGACTCCTTATCAAAGATTATCGAGTGTTTCAATAAGACTTTAGAAGAATTGAAATCCTACAATGCTGATGAAGAACAACGAGAATGCCACGTTTCAATAAGACTTTAGAAGAATTGAAATTTGCACCTTCAGCAAGACCTACTGTTCCCCCATCCAATGTTTCAATAAGACTTTAGAAGAATTGAAATTCCAGCAGACCTCTTAAGCCTCACATCTACACCCCTCCGCGTTTCAATAAGACTTTAGAAGAATTGAAATTTTATAGAGGAAGGCTTGAAGACACTTAGGAACGTGGGTTTCAATAAGACTTTAGAAGAATTGAAATAGTCACTTTTGTCCCCCCAACATTTAAAAACACACAAGATTAAATATTTTAGGCGAGCCTAAATTCTGAGGTGATTGCATGGAGGCAGTAAAAGCAGAGAGTGTCAGCATTTATTATGATAGCTACACAGCTGTGGAAAACTTAACATTTAAACTCGAAGAGGGTGAGACCTTACTTCTCCTAGGCCCCAACGGGGCTGGCAAGACAACACTTCTTAGAACATTGGCTGGATTTCACAGAGATTATAAAGGCAAACTCTTAATATTTGGAAAGCATCCTCTGGAAGCTAGAGACCTTATATCATATGTCCCTCAAAGCCACTATCTGAATGAAAGAGTTCCCTTAACAGCTCTTGAAGTTGTTGCAATGGGAGGAATTTACAAGAGAGGTTTTGTCCACTTTAAAATCCCAAAGAAAATTTTAAAATCTGCAGAAGAAGCTCTAGAATTCGTTGGATTAAGGCACATAAAAAACAAACTATTCAAAGAGCTGAGTGGTGGGCAAAAGCAGAGGGTTCTGCTTGCAAGGGCTCTCATATCAAACCCAAAGCTCCTCCTTTTAGATGAACCTCTCTCAGTCTTAGATCCAAGCGCAAGAGTGGAAGTTGCCAACGTCTTGGGAAAAATAAAGAAGGAAAAAGATATTACAATGATAATTACAACTCACGATATCAATCCCCTAACTGAAATTGGGGACAAGATAATGCTTCTGAACAGGCAGCTTGTTGCATTTGGAACACCAGAAGAAGTGCTGAGAGATGAGGTAATAAGCAGAGTTTATGGTCCGCTCTCAAAAGCTGTGAGAATCGGCAACAGACTGTACTGTATCATCGGAGATGTGCACATCCATAGAGGTGAGCGGAGATGATTCCCGAGTACCTTTTGAGAGCTCTTCTTGCAAGCATAATGATAAGCGTCCTCCTTGGCATGCTCAGCCCTTTAATCAACATAAAAGGTTTGGCTTTTCTTACCCATGCAACTTTCCACTCTCTTCTCTTTGGAGCAGTTTTAGGAATGATTTTGGGA is from Thermococcus paralvinellae and encodes:
- the thiM gene encoding hydroxyethylthiazole kinase, with product MEWISKALEKVRKRKPLVQNITNFVVMNTTANALLAIGASPVMAHARDELEDMLRIADSLVVNIGTPDEHWIASMEKAVKIASEMKKPIILDPVGAGATKLRTETALKLLEIGDITILRGNFDEIAALLGEHGKTRGVDSTTYEKDKAKELAFIAAKEFNTVVAVTGPVDYVSDGREVYAIYNGHEMLGRVTGTGCMVTAITGAFAAVEEPLRAAVSALVVFGIAAEKAYEEAKYPGSFHVKLYDWLYRINGELINKMERVRKVEP
- the thiE gene encoding thiamine phosphate synthase, with protein sequence MNLRKRLRLYVITDRRLRDEIETVNAALEGGATAIQMRIKNAPTGKMIRIGKELRKITKEYDALFFVDDRLDVALAVNADGVQLGPDDMPAAIARELAPNLIIGASVYSLEEALKAERDGADYLGAGSVFPTKTKKDVRVLGLEGLRKVVESVKIPVVAIGGINHENVRKVLEIGVDGIAVISAIVGAPDVKKATEEMRKIIDEYLGGE
- a CDS encoding bifunctional hydroxymethylpyrimidine kinase/phosphomethylpyrimidine kinase, which codes for MDARKYVKTALTIAGSDSGGGAGIEADLKTFSAFGVHGLVAIISVTAQNTQEVRAIYDVSPEVVAKQIEAVADDIGVDAAKTGMLSNAEIIKAVARTVKKYEFPLVVDPVMIAKSGAPLLREDAMDALIEYIIPLATLVTPNKPEAEKLSGIKIETLEDAKKAAKIIVEELGAKAAIVKGGHLNLSEAVDVLYHAGKFREYRAPFVEGCTHGTGCSFSAAITANLAKGKGLEEAIKVAKEFITMGIFYGARIGKGHCPVNQNVWIEIPAEKWRVYESLTKAVRELERIGDRILPHVPEVGMNFVYALPRLYARTPKDVAGVKGRIVRFGNTVKAVGSIEFGASSHLARAVLKFMEFYPEIRSALNLRYSRGLIDRAQKNGFKVSFYDRREEPEEIKAKEGATIPWGIETAIKRLSGRPDIIYHLGDWEKEAMVLIFGESPEDVLRKLKMLTE
- a CDS encoding metal ABC transporter ATP-binding protein; protein product: MEAVKAESVSIYYDSYTAVENLTFKLEEGETLLLLGPNGAGKTTLLRTLAGFHRDYKGKLLIFGKHPLEARDLISYVPQSHYLNERVPLTALEVVAMGGIYKRGFVHFKIPKKILKSAEEALEFVGLRHIKNKLFKELSGGQKQRVLLARALISNPKLLLLDEPLSVLDPSARVEVANVLGKIKKEKDITMIITTHDINPLTEIGDKIMLLNRQLVAFGTPEEVLRDEVISRVYGPLSKAVRIGNRLYCIIGDVHIHRGERR